A part of Terriglobus roseus genomic DNA contains:
- the recN gene encoding DNA repair protein RecN, whose protein sequence is MLLELRAENYAVIDHAVATFGNGLNLLTGETGAGKSILVDALALLMGGRAASDVVRHGAEKAVVSCVFEATAGAEAILEANGIDVESTEILLRREVNASGKGRVFLNNQPATVAVLRQLAPELALVHSQAETMGAFDQAQQRGLLDRFAGVNTNTGLGKDLVIDLRERLKSHKGLDVTQAGENIRTAYALWRDAREELDRLSADEQERLRMVDLWIFQRGEIADANIASAEEDDQLEAEKRVLANAEKLYTAAMNAQEVLYENEASAESSLAAAQKHLEELARYDPSFTEAATQIANARAAVADISETARHYAENINASPERLAEIEDRLAALDRLKRKYGKTLAEVIAYGDDVSAKLNEVENREALIEQAKKTLAECEHIYTCVAQDLTETRTASARKLEKLAEQQINDLAMQVRFRVEVAPQKEQSFWTAMGWDHVECLIATNAGEPLKPLEEIASGGEMSRVMLALKVSVEEGGADRTKRRIPLPRTLVFDEIDIGIGGRAAEAVGAKLKALSKHQQVLCVTHLPQIAAFADQHFLVEKSEKEGRTRTQIRQMKDEERTGEIARMISGATVTETSLKHAEQMLKASR, encoded by the coding sequence ATGCTCCTTGAGCTGCGTGCGGAAAACTATGCTGTCATCGACCACGCTGTCGCCACCTTCGGCAACGGCCTGAACCTGCTCACGGGCGAAACCGGCGCGGGTAAATCCATCCTCGTCGACGCTCTCGCCCTTCTCATGGGCGGTCGCGCCGCCAGCGATGTGGTGCGTCATGGCGCAGAAAAAGCCGTTGTCTCCTGTGTCTTTGAAGCCACAGCCGGAGCCGAGGCCATCCTCGAAGCCAACGGCATCGATGTCGAAAGCACTGAGATTCTTCTTCGCCGCGAAGTGAATGCATCCGGCAAGGGCCGCGTCTTCCTCAACAACCAGCCCGCCACGGTCGCAGTTCTTCGTCAACTCGCACCCGAACTCGCGTTGGTGCACTCGCAGGCCGAAACCATGGGCGCGTTCGATCAGGCGCAGCAGCGCGGCCTGCTCGATCGTTTTGCCGGCGTGAATACCAACACCGGCCTGGGCAAAGATCTCGTCATCGACCTGCGCGAACGCCTCAAATCGCACAAGGGCCTGGATGTGACACAGGCAGGCGAAAACATCCGCACCGCCTACGCACTCTGGCGCGATGCGCGTGAAGAACTCGACCGCCTCTCTGCCGATGAGCAGGAGCGCCTGCGTATGGTTGATCTGTGGATCTTTCAACGCGGCGAAATCGCCGACGCCAACATCGCATCCGCGGAAGAAGACGATCAGTTGGAAGCAGAGAAGCGTGTCCTGGCCAACGCGGAGAAGCTCTACACCGCCGCGATGAACGCGCAGGAAGTTCTCTACGAGAACGAAGCCAGCGCGGAATCCTCGCTCGCCGCTGCACAAAAGCATCTCGAAGAACTTGCGCGTTACGACCCATCGTTCACCGAAGCCGCAACGCAGATCGCCAACGCTCGTGCCGCTGTCGCTGATATCAGCGAAACCGCCCGTCATTACGCGGAAAACATCAACGCTTCACCGGAACGTCTCGCTGAGATCGAAGACCGCCTCGCCGCGTTGGATCGCCTGAAGCGCAAGTACGGCAAGACGCTCGCTGAAGTCATCGCGTATGGCGACGACGTCTCCGCAAAGCTGAACGAAGTAGAGAATCGCGAAGCACTCATCGAACAAGCGAAGAAGACGCTCGCGGAATGCGAACACATCTACACCTGCGTCGCACAGGACCTGACAGAGACGCGCACTGCCTCTGCGCGCAAGCTGGAAAAGCTTGCCGAGCAGCAGATCAACGATCTCGCCATGCAGGTGCGCTTCCGCGTTGAAGTCGCCCCGCAAAAAGAACAGAGCTTCTGGACCGCCATGGGCTGGGACCACGTCGAATGCCTCATCGCTACCAACGCCGGTGAACCCCTCAAGCCCCTCGAAGAGATCGCCTCCGGTGGCGAAATGAGCCGCGTCATGCTGGCACTGAAGGTTTCCGTGGAAGAGGGCGGGGCAGACCGAACCAAACGCCGCATACCCCTGCCACGCACGCTCGTCTTCGACGAAATCGACATCGGTATCGGCGGCCGCGCTGCGGAAGCGGTCGGCGCCAAGCTGAAGGCTCTGTCAAAGCACCAGCAGGTTCTCTGCGTCACCCACCTGCCGCAGATCGCTGCCTTCGCTGACCAGCATTTCCTCGTCGAAAAGTCCGAAAAGGAAGGCCGCACCCGCACCCAGATCCGCCAGATGAAGGACGAGGAGCGCACCGGCGAAATCGCCCGCATGATCTCCGGAGCGACCGTAACGGAGACCAGCCTGAAGCACGCGGAACAAATGCTCAAAGCCAGCCGCTGA
- a CDS encoding 4-hydroxy-3-methylbut-2-enyl diphosphate reductase, with protein sequence MSTLTLDPPVSTENESAQQKRVLLLKPRGFCAGVVRAVDIVKIALDTFGAPIYVRKEIVHNRYVVDDLRQKGAIFVNELDEVPEGKRVIYSAHGVSPAVRERAKERGLKVIDATCPLVTKVHVEAIKFAKQGYSLVLVGHRDHEEVEGTAGEAPEVTQVVSTVEEVEALVVPDPDKLAYLTQTTLSLDEAKYMIEALKKKFPNIVGPHAQDICYATENRQTAVKNVAHGADLVLVVGSKNSSNSNRLVEVSENLGTKSYLIDKAQDIQPEWLEGVEKVAITAGASAPEVLVQEVVAYLQGIGYGSVDEVEVMPENVRFGLPPEIVRAIAPAPSPAA encoded by the coding sequence GTGAGCACTCTGACCCTCGACCCGCCTGTATCCACCGAAAATGAAAGCGCCCAACAGAAGCGCGTTCTCCTGCTGAAGCCCCGTGGTTTCTGCGCTGGTGTGGTGCGTGCTGTGGACATCGTGAAGATCGCGCTGGATACCTTTGGCGCTCCGATCTATGTGCGCAAGGAAATCGTTCACAACCGTTACGTCGTGGATGACCTGCGCCAGAAGGGCGCTATCTTCGTCAACGAACTGGACGAGGTGCCCGAGGGCAAGCGCGTGATCTACTCCGCGCATGGTGTGTCACCGGCTGTTCGTGAACGTGCGAAGGAGCGCGGCCTCAAGGTCATCGACGCCACCTGCCCGCTCGTTACAAAGGTTCACGTCGAAGCCATCAAGTTTGCCAAGCAGGGCTATTCGCTCGTCCTCGTTGGTCACCGCGATCACGAAGAAGTAGAGGGCACGGCAGGTGAAGCACCTGAGGTCACCCAGGTCGTTTCCACGGTTGAAGAAGTGGAAGCTCTCGTGGTCCCCGATCCAGACAAGCTCGCGTACCTCACCCAGACGACGCTTTCGCTCGACGAAGCGAAGTACATGATTGAGGCGCTGAAGAAGAAGTTCCCGAACATCGTTGGACCGCACGCGCAGGACATTTGCTACGCGACGGAAAACCGCCAGACGGCGGTGAAGAATGTGGCACACGGTGCAGACCTTGTGCTGGTCGTCGGTTCGAAGAACAGCTCCAACTCCAACCGTCTGGTTGAGGTTTCTGAAAACCTCGGTACCAAGAGCTACCTGATCGACAAGGCCCAGGACATTCAGCCCGAGTGGCTGGAGGGTGTTGAGAAGGTGGCCATCACGGCAGGTGCATCTGCGCCTGAAGTTCTCGTACAGGAAGTGGTCGCTTATCTGCAGGGCATCGGTTACGGCTCGGTCGATGAGGTTGAGGTCATGCCGGAGAATGTTCGCTTCGGTCTTCCGCCGGAAATTGTTCGAGCAATTGCTCCGGCGCCATCACCGGCTGCGTAA
- the shc gene encoding squalene--hopene cyclase, translated as MQDQNYRPGTSAATEAGAAQPRFGRIDLGLDHVRSAVRKAADWLLSQQQPDGHWCGELEADVMLEADYIFMHTLLGTGDPGKMQRAVNEILRHQNEDGGWSVYPGGPSNVNYGVKSYHALKMMGWSADHPVMVKARESVLSQGGVVECNTFTKIYLCAFGQYDYDAVPAIPPEIVLFPNWFYFNIYEISAWSRGILVPLSIIYAKKPLKLLSPEQGIDELFVGGRKNADLHLRWDRKKPISWRNFFLFWDRVAHLAERVHIRPLRKRALKKAEAWMLERFEGSDGLGAIYPAMLNAIVAMRHLGYSLDDPQMIRAMDEFEKLGIDKPNGEASYPTPTFRMQPCLSPVWDTAQVVSALGSADISPTDPRMILAADWLFSKESRHKGDWAQKVKNVEPGGWAFFYNNIHYPDVDDTGEVLLALKAVDHPHERQQHEIAQRAINWVFGMQCKNGGWASFDRDNTKMIFQYIPFADHNAMLDPPTVDITGRILETLAAYGYTRRDKRVEAAVQFILKEQESDGSWFGRWGVNYLYGTFLVLRGLEAIGFDQNEPAVQQSVEWVRSVQNTDGGWGEWCATYDDPGTRGVGPSTPSQTAWALLALLAGGDTRSDSVAKGVRWLVNQQQEDGTWSELIPGRNGESYYTGTGFPRVFYLGYHLYKQYFPLLALTTYDKAMRAPAE; from the coding sequence ATGCAGGATCAAAATTACAGACCGGGAACGTCGGCGGCAACCGAAGCCGGCGCGGCACAGCCACGTTTTGGGCGCATTGATCTTGGCCTGGACCATGTGCGCTCCGCCGTCCGCAAAGCTGCGGACTGGCTACTCTCTCAGCAGCAGCCTGATGGCCACTGGTGTGGCGAACTTGAAGCTGACGTCATGCTGGAGGCCGATTACATCTTCATGCATACGTTGCTTGGAACCGGTGACCCCGGCAAGATGCAGCGTGCCGTGAATGAGATTCTTCGCCACCAGAATGAAGATGGTGGTTGGAGCGTCTATCCCGGCGGCCCCTCGAACGTAAATTACGGCGTCAAGTCGTATCACGCGCTCAAGATGATGGGCTGGTCCGCAGATCACCCCGTCATGGTGAAGGCCCGCGAGTCGGTGCTGTCCCAGGGCGGTGTGGTGGAATGCAACACCTTCACCAAGATCTATCTCTGCGCATTCGGTCAGTATGACTACGATGCAGTCCCGGCTATTCCGCCGGAGATCGTTCTCTTTCCGAACTGGTTTTACTTCAACATCTACGAGATCTCTGCCTGGTCGCGTGGCATTCTGGTGCCGCTCTCGATCATCTACGCGAAGAAGCCGCTGAAACTTTTGTCGCCGGAGCAAGGCATCGACGAACTCTTCGTCGGCGGCCGCAAGAACGCTGATCTGCATCTCCGCTGGGATCGCAAGAAGCCCATCTCGTGGCGCAACTTCTTCCTCTTCTGGGATCGTGTCGCTCACCTAGCAGAGCGCGTCCACATCCGTCCATTGCGCAAGCGCGCACTGAAGAAGGCAGAAGCCTGGATGCTGGAGCGCTTCGAAGGCTCTGACGGCCTCGGCGCCATCTATCCCGCCATGCTCAACGCGATCGTTGCGATGCGTCACCTCGGCTACTCGCTGGATGACCCGCAGATGATTCGCGCGATGGACGAGTTTGAAAAGCTCGGCATCGACAAGCCCAACGGCGAAGCGAGTTACCCCACGCCTACGTTCCGCATGCAGCCCTGCCTGTCGCCCGTATGGGATACGGCGCAGGTCGTATCGGCGCTCGGTTCAGCTGACATTTCGCCCACTGACCCGCGCATGATTCTCGCGGCAGACTGGCTCTTCAGCAAAGAGAGCCGTCACAAGGGCGACTGGGCGCAGAAGGTCAAGAACGTCGAACCCGGCGGCTGGGCATTCTTCTACAACAACATTCATTACCCTGACGTCGACGACACGGGTGAAGTTCTGCTTGCATTGAAGGCAGTCGATCATCCGCACGAACGTCAGCAGCATGAGATCGCTCAGCGCGCCATCAACTGGGTCTTCGGCATGCAGTGCAAGAACGGTGGCTGGGCATCCTTTGATCGTGACAACACGAAGATGATCTTCCAGTACATCCCCTTCGCCGATCACAACGCGATGCTGGATCCACCAACGGTGGACATCACCGGACGCATCCTTGAGACGCTGGCTGCTTACGGCTACACCCGTCGCGATAAGCGCGTGGAAGCTGCGGTGCAGTTCATCCTGAAGGAACAGGAGTCTGACGGCTCGTGGTTCGGTCGCTGGGGTGTGAACTACCTTTACGGCACCTTCCTGGTGCTGCGCGGTTTGGAAGCTATCGGCTTCGATCAGAACGAACCGGCAGTGCAGCAGTCTGTTGAATGGGTCCGCTCCGTACAGAACACCGACGGCGGCTGGGGTGAGTGGTGCGCAACGTACGACGATCCGGGAACACGCGGCGTCGGCCCATCCACTCCTTCGCAGACAGCATGGGCTCTGCTCGCGCTTCTCGCAGGTGGTGACACCCGTTCTGACTCGGTGGCCAAGGGCGTTCGCTGGCTCGTCAATCAGCAGCAGGAAGACGGCACGTGGAGCGAACTTATCCCGGGCCGCAACGGCGAAAGCTACTACACCGGCACAGGATTCCCCCGCGTGTTCTATCTGGGGTACCACCTGTACAAGCAGTACTTCCCGCTGCTGGCGCTCACGACCTACGATAAGGCGATGCGCGCTCCCGCGGAATAG
- the hpnH gene encoding adenosyl-hopene transferase HpnH: MAIPVSQAWTVATYVIKQKLAGRKRYPLVLMLEPLFRCNLACAGCGKIQYPAHILKAELTPEECFKAVEECGVPMVSIPGGEPLLHPRMPEIVQGLIDRKKYVYMCTNALLLKEKLHLFKPSKYLSFSVHVDGEKEHHDFGVCREGGHDIAMEGVRAAVAAGFRVTTNTTLFDGADPNSVRRHFDQLMEAGVDSMMISPGYTYDKAPDQKHFLGRARSRKLFRALLSNRKKRWQFNANPIFLEFLMGKRELTCTPWGMPTFSIFGWQKPCYLLQDGYADTFQELLDEVDWANYGTESGNPRCANCMVHSGYEASGVNYTFGSLKGLIATAKAMFGGLYEDPDAQKLLNDWKPTNHGQLVQIGSGILSAESERVNHSESLVAGD, from the coding sequence ATGGCAATTCCTGTATCTCAGGCATGGACGGTAGCGACCTACGTTATCAAGCAGAAGCTCGCGGGCCGCAAGCGTTATCCCCTCGTGCTCATGCTGGAGCCGCTCTTCCGCTGCAACCTGGCGTGCGCCGGCTGCGGCAAAATCCAGTACCCCGCGCACATCCTCAAGGCAGAACTCACCCCCGAGGAATGCTTCAAGGCTGTTGAAGAATGCGGCGTCCCGATGGTATCCATCCCCGGCGGCGAACCGCTTCTGCATCCCCGTATGCCGGAGATTGTTCAGGGCCTCATCGACCGCAAGAAGTACGTGTACATGTGCACCAACGCGCTTCTGCTCAAGGAGAAGCTGCACCTCTTCAAGCCGTCGAAGTACCTCTCGTTCTCCGTGCACGTCGACGGTGAAAAGGAACACCACGACTTCGGTGTCTGCCGCGAAGGCGGTCACGACATCGCCATGGAAGGCGTACGCGCCGCTGTGGCTGCGGGATTCCGCGTCACCACCAACACCACGCTCTTCGACGGTGCCGATCCGAACTCTGTTCGCCGCCACTTCGATCAGTTGATGGAAGCAGGCGTGGACTCCATGATGATCTCGCCCGGCTACACCTACGACAAGGCGCCGGACCAGAAGCACTTCCTCGGTCGCGCACGTTCGCGTAAGTTGTTCCGCGCACTGCTGTCGAACCGCAAGAAGCGTTGGCAGTTCAACGCAAACCCCATCTTCCTGGAATTCCTGATGGGCAAGCGCGAACTCACCTGCACCCCGTGGGGCATGCCGACGTTCTCCATCTTCGGATGGCAGAAGCCCTGCTACCTCCTGCAGGACGGCTATGCCGACACCTTCCAGGAACTGCTGGATGAAGTCGATTGGGCTAACTACGGCACCGAAAGCGGCAACCCGCGTTGCGCCAACTGCATGGTGCACTCCGGTTATGAAGCTTCGGGCGTGAACTACACCTTCGGTTCGCTGAAGGGCCTCATCGCTACGGCCAAGGCCATGTTCGGCGGGCTGTACGAAGACCCCGATGCACAGAAGCTGCTGAACGACTGGAAGCCCACCAACCACGGCCAGCTCGTGCAGATCGGCTCCGGCATCCTGTCGGCTGAGTCTGAACGCGTGAACCATTCTGAATCGCTGGTGGCAGGGGACTAA
- a CDS encoding DUF6334 family protein — translation MSENLQPFLQAQGRQLTAVLSNDTGEGEEILLAFGADALIFRCNEDSDAITISFEPIPELDDADDLTTDPAWSRFIGKELFTGWLMQNQQGYADGALLSFDGVVPEVGLNVVAAAFEVLEIRQRS, via the coding sequence ATGAGCGAGAATCTGCAGCCTTTCCTGCAAGCGCAGGGCAGGCAATTGACCGCAGTCCTCAGCAACGACACCGGCGAAGGCGAGGAGATACTCCTCGCCTTCGGTGCCGATGCCCTCATCTTTCGTTGCAACGAGGACTCCGACGCCATCACCATCTCCTTCGAACCCATCCCCGAGCTCGATGACGCTGACGACCTCACCACAGACCCGGCATGGAGCCGCTTCATCGGCAAGGAACTCTTTACCGGCTGGCTCATGCAGAACCAACAGGGCTACGCAGACGGAGCACTTCTCAGCTTCGACGGTGTAGTGCCTGAAGTTGGCTTGAACGTCGTAGCGGCTGCCTTTGAAGTGTTGGAGATTCGTCAGCGTTCGTAG
- the hpnA gene encoding hopanoid-associated sugar epimerase produces the protein MNVFLTGATGFVGSHVARAYAAQGANLRLLTRNSSNLASLEGIAAETVTGDLRNAPALRSALEGCDALVHVAADYRLWVPDPDDMYKANVEGTRELLKLAREVGVQRVVYTSSVATMGFTKTDTIVNEDTPVSEADMIGHYKRSKWLAEQEAIAAARLGQYVMILNPTTPIGPLDRKPTPTGRIIVDFLNKNFPAYVDTGLNLVDVEEIARMHVEALDRGTPGERYILGGENLTLKQILDRMAAISGLPSPKHKVPHAVAMAFAFFDENITGKLRGKEPRATVEAVRMGKKMMWAASAKAEKDLGFQVKPIDHALKAAMEWFVANNYAPQYSKA, from the coding sequence ATGAACGTCTTCCTCACCGGTGCCACCGGCTTCGTCGGTAGCCACGTAGCGCGCGCCTATGCTGCACAGGGCGCAAACCTCCGTCTACTCACGCGCAACAGCAGTAACCTCGCTTCTCTCGAAGGTATTGCCGCAGAGACCGTCACTGGCGACCTCCGCAACGCACCAGCGCTCCGCAGCGCTCTCGAAGGTTGCGATGCGCTCGTGCACGTCGCCGCCGACTACCGTCTCTGGGTACCCGATCCAGACGACATGTACAAGGCAAACGTAGAAGGCACACGCGAACTTCTCAAGTTGGCCCGCGAAGTTGGCGTGCAACGCGTCGTGTACACCAGCAGCGTTGCCACAATGGGCTTCACAAAGACAGACACCATCGTCAACGAAGACACGCCCGTCTCCGAAGCCGACATGATCGGTCACTACAAGCGCAGCAAGTGGCTGGCAGAGCAGGAAGCCATCGCCGCTGCGCGTCTCGGCCAGTACGTGATGATCCTCAACCCCACAACACCCATCGGCCCGCTCGACCGCAAGCCCACGCCCACGGGTCGCATCATCGTCGACTTCCTCAACAAGAACTTCCCGGCATACGTCGACACCGGACTCAACCTCGTGGACGTCGAAGAGATCGCACGCATGCACGTCGAAGCACTCGACCGTGGCACTCCCGGCGAACGCTACATCCTCGGCGGCGAAAACCTCACGCTGAAGCAGATACTCGACCGCATGGCAGCCATCAGCGGTTTGCCATCGCCCAAGCACAAGGTGCCGCACGCCGTTGCCATGGCCTTCGCCTTCTTCGACGAAAACATCACCGGCAAGCTTCGCGGCAAAGAACCCCGCGCCACCGTTGAAGCCGTCCGCATGGGCAAGAAGATGATGTGGGCCGCATCAGCGAAAGCAGAGAAAGACCTCGGCTTCCAGGTCAAACCCATCGACCACGCGCTCAAAGCAGCCATGGAGTGGTTCGTAGCGAATAACTACGCTCCTCAATACAGCAAAGCATGA
- a CDS encoding nucleoside phosphorylase, with translation MMNDAIVIIAAMPGELKPLVRSWAALESVNGVDGWQHPAGPIMAFAGGMGAAAATRAFARATQVCQPLTMLSVGWAGALREEIAPGSVIKASMVRDLNTGEMYAAEGSGGLLLTSSRVASREEKHRLAGTYDGSVAVDMEAATLARLALANGLGFRAIKAVSDSLEEELPDMNPFITAQGKFATARFVAHVATKPRYWSALSQFGKQASLAANNLCNAIADEIGIERPR, from the coding sequence ATGATGAACGACGCCATCGTCATCATCGCCGCAATGCCCGGCGAACTGAAGCCGCTCGTCCGTAGCTGGGCCGCACTCGAATCCGTGAACGGAGTCGACGGCTGGCAACACCCCGCAGGCCCCATTATGGCCTTCGCAGGAGGCATGGGCGCCGCAGCAGCCACACGAGCCTTCGCCCGCGCCACGCAGGTCTGCCAACCGCTCACCATGCTCTCCGTAGGCTGGGCTGGCGCACTCCGCGAAGAGATTGCCCCCGGCAGCGTCATCAAAGCCAGCATGGTGCGCGACCTCAACACCGGCGAAATGTACGCAGCCGAAGGCAGCGGCGGTCTGCTGCTCACCTCATCCCGAGTCGCCAGCCGCGAAGAGAAACACCGCCTCGCTGGCACATACGACGGCTCCGTCGCCGTCGACATGGAAGCCGCCACCCTCGCGCGCCTAGCACTAGCCAACGGTCTCGGCTTCCGCGCCATCAAGGCCGTCAGCGACAGCCTCGAAGAAGAACTGCCGGACATGAACCCGTTCATCACGGCGCAAGGCAAATTCGCCACAGCACGCTTCGTCGCACACGTCGCCACAAAACCCCGCTACTGGAGTGCGCTTTCGCAATTCGGCAAACAGGCCAGCCTCGCCGCCAATAACCTCTGCAACGCCATAGCCGACGAGATCGGCATCGAACGCCCCCGTTAG
- a CDS encoding zinc-dependent dehydrogenase, which yields MNMEATPATQKAAVYRAVNDVRIEEVPVPQIGPGEVLMKIHTCGICGTDLKKIHTGSHSAPRVFGHEMSGTVIAVGEGVTNFKPGDRVMSFHHIPCGTCYYCRKQTFAQCETYKKVGATAGFGEPSGGGFAEYIRVMDWIVEKGLVHIPNDIPFEQAAWIEPVNTCYKAIELLDLKDDETVLVIGQGPIGILLAALAKRKTPQVLTSDLYAERHAVAKTYGLDHPLDANSDVIAECKRVTEGRGADVALLAVGANSLITQAMNAIRPGGRVCLFAQTQHGEAPFDPAAVCMDEKTLMGSYSSSVAIQDEAIDLVFNGYRDGTFDLTKLISHRFTLEDAVKGIDLASHPVADSMKIVIQP from the coding sequence ATGAACATGGAAGCCACACCCGCAACGCAAAAAGCCGCTGTCTACCGCGCCGTAAACGACGTCCGCATCGAAGAAGTCCCCGTCCCGCAGATCGGCCCCGGCGAAGTGCTGATGAAGATCCATACCTGCGGCATCTGCGGCACCGACCTCAAGAAGATCCACACCGGCTCGCACTCCGCACCCCGCGTCTTCGGCCACGAGATGAGCGGAACCGTCATCGCCGTCGGCGAAGGCGTCACCAACTTCAAGCCCGGCGACCGCGTCATGAGCTTCCATCACATCCCCTGCGGCACCTGCTATTACTGCCGCAAACAAACCTTCGCGCAGTGCGAGACATACAAGAAAGTCGGCGCAACCGCAGGCTTCGGCGAACCCTCCGGCGGCGGCTTTGCGGAGTACATCCGCGTCATGGATTGGATTGTCGAAAAGGGATTAGTTCACATACCGAACGACATCCCGTTCGAGCAGGCCGCATGGATCGAACCCGTCAACACCTGCTACAAGGCCATCGAACTCCTCGACCTGAAGGACGACGAAACGGTCCTCGTCATCGGCCAGGGTCCCATCGGCATCCTGCTCGCAGCACTCGCAAAACGTAAAACACCGCAAGTGCTCACCAGCGACCTCTACGCCGAGCGCCACGCCGTCGCAAAGACCTACGGCCTCGATCATCCGCTCGACGCCAACAGCGACGTCATCGCCGAATGCAAACGAGTCACCGAAGGCCGCGGCGCCGACGTCGCCCTCCTCGCAGTTGGCGCAAATAGCCTCATCACGCAGGCCATGAACGCCATCCGCCCCGGCGGCCGCGTCTGCCTCTTCGCACAGACCCAACACGGTGAAGCCCCCTTCGATCCCGCCGCCGTCTGCATGGACGAAAAGACCCTCATGGGCTCTTACTCATCCTCAGTCGCCATCCAGGACGAAGCCATCGACCTCGTCTTCAACGGCTATCGCGACGGTACCTTCGACCTCACCAAACTCATCTCCCATCGCTTCACGTTGGAAGACGCAGTGAAGGGAATCGACCTCGCCTCACACCCGGTAGCCGATAGCATGAAGATCGTCATCCAGCCGTAA
- a CDS encoding diacylglycerol/lipid kinase family protein, which yields MRGILLYNPASGTSHARRAAVVEDVATRLRSHGYELETLATTHRGSAGDQAREAIANGAEVIFICGGDGTIHDALQGIAGTTAKLAIIPLGSANALCRELGIPLHPLKAAEAYQQTSQRDLQLTRCKTPQGERQFLIMAGAGPDGALMYRMLTASKGKLGRWTYAMHALHLLLRARFHKFQVRYETLDGISHTTSAISAMALRIGNLGGIFPGIARGASLDNAHMRLFLVKPPAMLGLPLWFLFSWLHLDRWNPYLQTADVRAFHCESLENKVYAQADGEWIGTLPLSAELDEQTITLLIPSTEAKR from the coding sequence ATGCGCGGCATCCTGCTCTACAACCCGGCATCCGGAACATCACACGCCAGACGCGCAGCCGTCGTCGAAGACGTGGCAACAAGACTTCGAAGCCACGGCTACGAACTTGAAACCCTCGCCACCACACATCGTGGCAGCGCAGGCGATCAAGCAAGGGAAGCCATCGCAAACGGCGCAGAAGTCATCTTCATCTGCGGAGGCGACGGCACAATCCACGACGCCCTCCAAGGAATCGCAGGAACCACCGCAAAGCTAGCCATCATCCCGCTAGGCAGCGCAAATGCCCTTTGCCGAGAACTCGGTATCCCACTGCATCCTTTGAAAGCAGCCGAGGCCTACCAACAGACATCGCAAAGAGATTTACAACTAACGCGCTGCAAGACACCGCAAGGCGAGCGTCAATTCCTCATCATGGCCGGCGCAGGCCCTGACGGCGCATTGATGTACCGCATGCTCACCGCATCCAAAGGCAAGCTAGGCCGTTGGACATACGCAATGCATGCGCTGCATCTCCTGCTACGCGCACGCTTCCATAAGTTTCAAGTGCGCTATGAAACGCTCGATGGCATATCTCACACAACCTCAGCCATTAGCGCAATGGCACTTCGCATCGGCAACCTCGGCGGCATCTTTCCCGGCATCGCACGCGGCGCTTCATTAGACAACGCGCACATGCGTCTCTTCCTTGTAAAGCCACCAGCAATGCTGGGTCTGCCATTATGGTTCCTCTTCTCCTGGCTGCATCTCGATCGCTGGAACCCATATCTTCAAACAGCAGACGTCCGCGCATTCCATTGCGAATCATTAGAGAACAAGGTCTACGCACAAGCTGACGGCGAATGGATCGGAACACTCCCGCTCTCAGCAGAACTCGACGAACAAACAATAACGCTCCTTATACCCAGCACAGAAGCGAAGCGCTAA